The following are encoded in a window of Nakamurella sp. A5-74 genomic DNA:
- a CDS encoding 3-hydroxyacyl-CoA dehydrogenase family protein — protein MPLAVGVVGGGRMGSGIAHAFLIGGSLVRIVEADAAAGDRARAAVEKAVRASAERGNLVAGAKEAIGRLQIVRTPADLRAADLVVEAVPEEPEIKHAVLTAISAAVRPDAVVATNTSSLSVTDLATAITGPERFLGMHFFNPVPASKLIEVVVGQQTDPAVLEQAQKWVAGLGKTAVTVTDSPGFASSRLGVAIGLEAIRMLQDGVGSAQDIDTAMTLGYGHPMGPLKLTDLVGLDVRLGIAEYLHRMLGERFTPPQLLRDKVERGELGRKTGQGFYRWDD, from the coding sequence CTGCCCCTGGCGGTGGGTGTTGTCGGCGGCGGCCGGATGGGCAGCGGGATCGCGCACGCGTTCCTGATCGGTGGATCGCTGGTCCGGATCGTCGAGGCCGACGCGGCTGCCGGGGATCGGGCACGCGCCGCGGTCGAGAAGGCAGTGCGCGCCAGTGCTGAGCGGGGAAACTTGGTCGCGGGGGCGAAGGAGGCAATCGGACGCCTCCAGATCGTCCGCACGCCGGCAGATCTCAGAGCCGCCGACCTCGTCGTCGAGGCCGTGCCGGAGGAGCCGGAGATCAAACATGCTGTGCTGACAGCGATCTCGGCTGCGGTCCGGCCGGATGCTGTGGTGGCCACCAACACCTCTTCGCTGTCCGTCACCGATCTGGCCACAGCGATCACCGGCCCTGAGCGCTTCCTGGGAATGCACTTCTTCAATCCGGTGCCCGCCTCGAAGCTGATCGAGGTGGTCGTCGGGCAGCAGACGGATCCGGCTGTCCTCGAGCAGGCCCAGAAGTGGGTGGCAGGCCTGGGCAAGACGGCGGTCACCGTCACCGACTCCCCCGGCTTCGCCTCCTCCCGCCTGGGCGTGGCGATCGGCCTGGAAGCGATCAGGATGCTGCAGGACGGCGTCGGCTCGGCGCAGGACATCGACACAGCGATGACGCTCGGCTACGGGCACCCGATGGGCCCGTTGAAGCTGACCGACCTGGTCGGCCTCGACGTCCGGCTCGGGATCGCCGAGTATCTGCACCGCATGCTCGGAGAGCGTTTTACTCCACCACAGTTGTTGCGGGACAAGGTGGAACGCGGCGAACTCGGCCGCAAGACCGGCCAGGGTTTCTACCGCTGGGACGACTGA
- a CDS encoding acetyl-CoA C-acyltransferase, with the protein MAQAFLVGGVRTPIGRYGGMLSTVRPDDLSAHVLRALVQRTGIDPSCIDEVVWGAANQAGEDNRNVARMATLLAGLPDTVPGFTVNRLCASGLTAVSTAAAMVASEQADVVIAGGVESMTRAPWVLAKPETAFARPGEIVDTSIGWRFTNPALVPLDGGEATASMPETAEKVARVEGISRADSDAFAARSHDRALAAIAGGRFADEIAPLTIRTRKGETVFDTDEGPRPGSTVEVLAGLRPVVTGGSVVTAGNASSLNDGAAAVLVASERAIERFGLMPRARVAASAAVGVAPSVMGMGPIPATRKVLDRVGWSVDELGSIELNEAFAPQALACVRGLGLDPEVVNNDGGAIALGHPLGCSGTRILVTLLGRMEREQTRRGLATLCVGVGQGAAMLVEAL; encoded by the coding sequence GTGGCGCAGGCATTCCTGGTGGGCGGGGTCCGCACGCCGATCGGTCGGTACGGCGGAATGCTGTCGACCGTCCGCCCCGACGACCTCTCCGCGCACGTCCTGCGGGCGCTCGTGCAGCGCACGGGGATCGACCCGTCGTGCATCGACGAGGTCGTCTGGGGTGCGGCCAACCAGGCGGGCGAGGACAACCGCAACGTCGCCCGGATGGCCACCCTGCTGGCCGGGCTCCCGGACACCGTCCCCGGCTTCACCGTCAACCGGCTGTGCGCTTCCGGACTCACTGCTGTCTCCACCGCCGCCGCGATGGTCGCCTCCGAGCAGGCCGACGTGGTGATCGCCGGTGGGGTGGAATCGATGACCCGGGCGCCGTGGGTGCTCGCCAAGCCCGAGACCGCGTTCGCCCGGCCCGGCGAGATCGTCGACACCTCGATCGGCTGGCGTTTCACCAACCCGGCGCTCGTTCCACTCGACGGTGGTGAGGCAACGGCCTCCATGCCGGAGACCGCGGAGAAGGTGGCCCGCGTCGAGGGGATCTCCCGGGCCGACTCGGACGCCTTTGCTGCCCGCTCCCACGATCGCGCGCTCGCGGCGATCGCCGGCGGCCGGTTCGCCGACGAGATCGCCCCGCTGACCATCCGCACCCGCAAGGGAGAGACAGTCTTCGACACCGATGAGGGGCCGCGCCCCGGATCCACCGTGGAGGTGCTGGCCGGGTTGCGACCGGTGGTCACCGGCGGCTCGGTGGTGACTGCCGGCAATGCTTCCTCGCTCAACGACGGTGCCGCGGCAGTCCTGGTCGCCAGCGAGCGGGCGATCGAGCGCTTCGGGCTGATGCCGCGAGCCAGGGTTGCCGCATCGGCAGCCGTCGGGGTCGCCCCATCGGTGATGGGCATGGGACCGATCCCCGCCACCCGCAAGGTGTTGGACCGGGTCGGATGGAGCGTGGACGAGCTCGGATCGATCGAGTTGAACGAGGCGTTCGCGCCCCAGGCGCTGGCCTGCGTCCGCGGTCTGGGTCTCGACCCGGAGGTCGTGAACAACGACGGTGGGGCGATCGCGTTGGGGCATCCACTGGGCTGCTCCGGTACGCGCATCCTCGTCACCCTGCTGGGCCGGATGGAGCGCGAGCAGACCCGTCGCGGGTTGGCCACGCTGTGTGTCGGCGTCGGCCAGGGTGCCGCGATGCTGGTGGAGGCGCTGTGA
- a CDS encoding MFS transporter, translated as MRSIVILAALGFLSFFVTLSSLPVYAVGRGASEALAGLATSVMLVSTVVCQLTVPMLLRRFGTGPVMCVGLIALGAPTPALLLGTGITPLLAVSVVRGLGFAILTVTLPLVATEVSPRERHGAAIGLYGLAIAVPQLVMVPVGLALTEAGGFEWVAWLGIAPLLALPFVRQLAGRPRPPAVKDASAEDIGDTVETAVPSTTVQQQTGRGVPGLASVTAVLLTSTLAGGGILTILPVQRPGASAAWALVAFGITAALVRWAVGLMADRRGTRSLLGWGIVGNVIGLAVVACGATSAGLTGDVLVVLGAFIFGCGYGAVQNLTLLIGFAIAGEQRARASAVWNASFDLGTAIGALLVGSVAAWASLPLAVLVCIALIAASAVPGLRVARLAAQDETRARPERAS; from the coding sequence ATGCGATCCATCGTGATTCTGGCGGCGCTCGGCTTCCTGAGCTTCTTCGTGACGCTCTCCTCGCTCCCGGTCTATGCCGTGGGTCGGGGTGCGTCCGAAGCCCTCGCCGGACTCGCGACCTCGGTCATGCTCGTGTCCACCGTGGTGTGTCAACTGACGGTGCCGATGCTGTTGCGACGCTTCGGGACCGGCCCGGTGATGTGCGTCGGTCTCATCGCTCTGGGCGCGCCCACCCCGGCTCTTTTGTTGGGTACCGGGATCACCCCGTTGCTCGCGGTGTCGGTCGTTCGCGGACTCGGTTTCGCGATCCTGACGGTGACGCTGCCGCTGGTGGCGACCGAGGTCTCCCCGCGTGAACGACACGGCGCGGCCATCGGCCTGTACGGGTTGGCGATCGCCGTCCCCCAGCTGGTGATGGTGCCGGTCGGTCTGGCGCTGACCGAGGCCGGCGGATTCGAGTGGGTGGCCTGGTTGGGGATCGCGCCGCTCCTCGCCCTGCCGTTCGTCCGGCAGTTGGCCGGGCGGCCGCGGCCACCGGCCGTGAAGGACGCGTCGGCCGAGGACATCGGTGACACGGTCGAAACCGCGGTCCCGTCGACCACCGTGCAGCAGCAAACCGGACGCGGCGTGCCGGGTCTGGCATCCGTCACCGCGGTGCTGCTCACCTCGACGCTGGCCGGTGGCGGGATCCTGACGATCCTGCCCGTCCAACGTCCTGGGGCGTCGGCTGCCTGGGCGCTGGTCGCCTTCGGCATCACCGCGGCCCTGGTGAGATGGGCGGTCGGGCTGATGGCCGATCGTCGCGGTACCCGCTCCTTGCTGGGCTGGGGGATCGTCGGCAACGTGATCGGTCTGGCAGTGGTGGCCTGCGGAGCCACCTCTGCCGGGCTGACCGGAGACGTTCTCGTGGTGCTCGGAGCGTTCATCTTCGGGTGCGGATACGGCGCGGTGCAGAACCTCACCCTGCTCATCGGGTTTGCGATCGCGGGTGAGCAGCGCGCCAGGGCGAGCGCAGTCTGGAACGCCTCCTTCGACCTCGGCACGGCGATCGGCGCGCTGTTGGTCGGATCGGTCGCGGCCTGGGCGAGCCTGCCGCTGGCCGTGCTGGTGTGCATCGCTCTCATCGCTGCGAGCGCGGTGCCGGGCCTGCGGGTCGCACGGCTGGCCGCGCAGGACGAGACCCGCGCGCGGCCGGAGCGAGCCTCCTGA
- a CDS encoding SDR family oxidoreductase produces the protein MSSSASAPFSGKVAAITGGGSGIGLALAQSIARGGGSVLLAGRSLDKLRTAAATLRGPVEVLTLDVSDPGSGKTLVATAIERFAQLDIVVANAGVYLPGDVREIDPVAADALVRSNVSGVIATVAAAAAHLAAQGTGDILVTSSVSGHQAIHWEPVYSASKHAVQAFVRGVRRQLVGSGVRIGAVAPGVVLNDLWNATDERQREADVAAGLGMYSEDVAEAMVFMLTRPRHVQIRDLVILPVNQEI, from the coding sequence ATGAGCAGCAGTGCTTCTGCACCGTTCTCCGGCAAGGTCGCCGCGATCACCGGCGGCGGATCGGGCATCGGACTCGCGCTGGCACAATCGATCGCCCGGGGCGGCGGCTCCGTGCTGCTGGCCGGTCGCTCTCTCGACAAGCTGCGTACGGCGGCAGCCACGCTCCGCGGTCCCGTCGAGGTGCTCACCCTGGACGTGTCCGACCCGGGTTCTGGAAAGACGCTGGTAGCCACGGCGATCGAGCGGTTCGCTCAGCTCGACATCGTCGTGGCCAATGCGGGTGTCTACCTGCCGGGTGATGTGCGGGAGATCGATCCGGTGGCTGCCGATGCGCTGGTGCGCTCCAACGTGAGCGGGGTGATCGCCACTGTCGCCGCCGCCGCTGCACACCTCGCTGCTCAGGGAACGGGCGACATCCTGGTCACCAGTTCGGTGTCCGGGCATCAGGCGATCCACTGGGAGCCAGTGTATTCGGCGTCGAAGCATGCCGTGCAGGCCTTCGTCCGCGGGGTGCGTCGGCAGCTGGTGGGATCCGGGGTACGGATCGGTGCAGTCGCACCGGGGGTCGTGCTCAACGACCTGTGGAACGCCACCGACGAGCGTCAACGTGAGGCGGATGTGGCTGCCGGGCTGGGGATGTACTCCGAGGACGTGGCCGAGGCGATGGTCTTCATGCTGACCCGTCCGCGGCACGTGCAGATCCGTGACCTGGTGATCCTGCCGGTCAACCAGGAGATCTGA
- a CDS encoding SDR family oxidoreductase has product MFDDLNGRHAVVTGGARGLGYQMATALARMGCSVSLLDILDDVTVSAERLSAEFGVAATGIHCDVTDADSVAKAMDVAAAANGTPGVLINSAGIAVHGDSVDVTPHDWRRVIDIDLNGLFFTSQAFARVVFAAGGQASVINVASMSAFVVNIPQRQASYNAAKAGVEQLTRSLAVEWIDRGIRVNAISPGYFASDLTKQFLDVNAELGEFWVSRIPAGRMGRPDDLDGIAVFLASDASRYVVGECIVIDGGYSIV; this is encoded by the coding sequence ATGTTCGACGATCTGAACGGCCGGCACGCTGTGGTGACCGGTGGCGCACGAGGTCTCGGTTACCAGATGGCGACTGCGCTGGCCCGGATGGGCTGCTCCGTTTCCTTGCTCGACATCCTCGATGACGTCACCGTCAGTGCCGAGCGGCTGTCCGCCGAGTTCGGTGTGGCGGCCACCGGGATCCACTGCGACGTCACCGACGCCGACTCGGTGGCGAAGGCGATGGACGTAGCCGCGGCGGCCAACGGCACACCAGGGGTCCTCATCAACAGCGCCGGCATCGCCGTGCACGGCGACTCCGTCGACGTCACCCCGCACGACTGGCGGCGGGTGATCGACATCGACCTCAACGGCCTGTTCTTCACCTCGCAGGCATTCGCCCGCGTCGTGTTCGCGGCGGGCGGGCAGGCCTCCGTGATCAACGTCGCCTCGATGTCCGCGTTCGTGGTGAACATCCCGCAACGCCAGGCGTCCTACAACGCGGCCAAGGCGGGCGTCGAACAGCTCACGCGTTCGCTGGCGGTCGAGTGGATCGACCGTGGGATCCGCGTCAACGCCATCTCCCCCGGCTACTTCGCCTCCGACCTGACGAAGCAGTTCCTGGACGTCAACGCAGAGCTGGGCGAGTTCTGGGTGTCGCGGATCCCGGCCGGCCGGATGGGCCGACCGGACGATCTGGACGGGATCGCCGTCTTCCTGGCCTCCGACGCCTCCCGGTACGTTGTCGGCGAGTGCATCGTCATCGACGGCGGCTACAGCATCGTCTGA